The Azospirillum baldaniorum genome contains a region encoding:
- a CDS encoding acetyl-CoA carboxylase carboxyltransferase subunit alpha, which yields MQTFLEFEKPIAELEGKIEELRHLTNAGDINIADEVSKLQTKVDKLLRQTYAKLTPAQKVQVARHPNRPHCLDYVKGLIDDFTPLAGDRGFAEDRAVIGGLGRFRGRSVVVIGQEKGHDTETRVRHNFGMAKPEGYRKAQRLMDLADRFTLPVVSLVDTAGAFPGVQAEERGQAEAIAKSIERCLRLSVPMVAAVIGEGGSGGAIAIATADRVLMLEHAIYSVISPEGCASILWRNPDMAGEAAVALRLISHDLKELGVIDRVVSEPIGGAHRDPAETIKALGDAIEESLGDLDGLDGAAIRAQRRQKFLDMGQKGLG from the coding sequence ATGCAAACCTTCCTGGAATTCGAAAAGCCGATCGCCGAGCTTGAAGGCAAGATCGAGGAACTGCGCCACCTGACCAACGCCGGCGACATCAACATCGCCGACGAAGTGTCGAAGCTGCAGACCAAGGTCGACAAGCTCCTCCGGCAGACCTACGCGAAGCTCACCCCGGCGCAGAAGGTGCAGGTGGCCCGCCACCCCAACCGTCCGCACTGTCTGGACTATGTGAAGGGGCTGATCGACGACTTCACGCCGCTGGCCGGCGACCGCGGCTTCGCCGAAGACCGCGCGGTCATCGGCGGGCTGGGCCGCTTCCGCGGCCGCTCGGTCGTGGTGATCGGGCAGGAGAAGGGCCACGACACCGAAACGCGCGTGCGCCACAACTTCGGCATGGCCAAGCCTGAGGGCTACCGCAAGGCCCAGCGCCTGATGGACCTCGCCGACCGCTTCACGCTGCCGGTCGTCTCGCTGGTCGACACCGCCGGCGCCTTCCCCGGCGTCCAGGCGGAGGAGCGCGGCCAGGCCGAGGCCATCGCCAAGAGCATCGAGCGCTGCCTGCGCCTGTCCGTGCCCATGGTGGCCGCGGTGATCGGCGAGGGCGGCTCGGGCGGCGCCATCGCCATCGCGACGGCCGACCGGGTGCTGATGCTGGAGCACGCCATCTACTCCGTCATCTCGCCGGAGGGCTGCGCGTCGATCCTGTGGCGCAACCCCGACATGGCCGGCGAGGCCGCCGTCGCGCTGCGCCTGATCAGCCACGACCTCAAGGAACTCGGCGTCATCGACCGGGTGGTGAGCGAGCCGATCGGCGGCGCCCACCGTGACCCGGCGGAGACCATCAAGGCGCTGGGCGACGCCATTGAGGAGTCGCTGGGCGATCTCGACGGGCTGGACGGCGCGGCGATCCGCGCCCAGCGCCGCCAGAAGTTCCTCGACATGGGCCAGAAGGGCCTGGGGTAA
- a CDS encoding DMT family transporter, with protein sequence MTLPSATVPPASRGAESLALLLLVGGLIGVIFPVTKIAQAAGVPPLPWAFSMMLGAGVILAGLARVKGQAMLPAGPLTGRYLRYFAVSGLLSMALPNVVLFFVMPWLGAGLSAVVYTLPPILTLLMAVAVRIEKPDRGRVLGILLGFVGALMIVGPRGSLPTPDLAGWMALAFVMPLSVAAGNVYRTMAWPPGGQPVALAAGTMLGGAAWVALALLATGAVADLPALGLAPGLALLQIAVTALTYVLYFRLQVVAGPVYLSQIGYVATSVGLGTGTLLFGERYSPWVWGGAAVIVLGVLLVSFGRRFAR encoded by the coding sequence TTGACCCTTCCATCCGCCACCGTCCCGCCGGCGTCGCGCGGGGCCGAATCGCTTGCGCTGCTGCTTCTGGTCGGCGGGTTGATCGGGGTGATCTTTCCGGTCACCAAGATCGCGCAGGCGGCCGGCGTGCCGCCGCTGCCCTGGGCCTTCTCCATGATGCTGGGCGCCGGGGTGATCCTGGCCGGGCTGGCGCGCGTCAAAGGCCAAGCCATGCTTCCCGCTGGGCCCCTGACCGGGCGGTACCTGCGCTACTTCGCGGTGTCGGGGCTGCTGTCCATGGCGCTGCCCAACGTCGTGCTGTTCTTCGTCATGCCGTGGCTGGGGGCCGGGCTGTCGGCGGTGGTCTACACGCTGCCGCCGATCCTGACGCTGCTGATGGCCGTGGCGGTGCGGATCGAAAAACCCGACCGCGGACGGGTGTTGGGCATCCTGCTCGGATTCGTCGGCGCGCTGATGATCGTCGGGCCGCGCGGCAGCCTGCCCACGCCCGATCTGGCGGGCTGGATGGCGCTGGCCTTCGTCATGCCGCTGTCGGTCGCGGCCGGCAACGTCTACCGCACCATGGCGTGGCCGCCGGGCGGCCAGCCGGTGGCGCTGGCCGCGGGCACCATGCTGGGCGGGGCGGCCTGGGTGGCGCTGGCGCTGCTCGCAACCGGGGCGGTGGCGGACCTGCCGGCGCTGGGACTCGCGCCCGGACTGGCCCTGCTCCAGATCGCGGTGACGGCGCTGACCTACGTGCTGTATTTCCGGCTCCAGGTGGTCGCCGGGCCGGTCTATCTCAGCCAGATCGGCTACGTGGCGACCTCCGTCGGGCTGGGCACCGGGACGCTGCTGTTCGGCGAGCGCTATTCCCCCTGGGTGTGGGGCGGGGCGGCGGTGATCGTCCTGGGCGTGCTTCTGGTCAGTTTTGGCCGGCGATTCGCGCGATAA
- a CDS encoding DUF29 domain-containing protein, whose translation MGRNAAAYGDDFYGWTQEQAGLLRAGKLSEVDAENLAEEIESMGRSEADRLRSCLRLILLHLLKWQEQPARRSRSWRNSIQRERDNAALVLEDNPSLTPKLPALFAKAYQLARREAARETDLPEERFSEDSPFTVEQTLDPAFPDDLEDGWRRSPRTPRV comes from the coding sequence ATGGGACGCAACGCCGCCGCGTATGGAGACGATTTCTACGGCTGGACGCAGGAGCAGGCCGGGCTTCTGCGCGCCGGCAAGCTGTCCGAAGTGGACGCCGAAAACCTCGCGGAGGAGATCGAGAGCATGGGCCGCAGCGAGGCCGACCGTCTGCGAAGCTGCCTGCGCCTGATTCTTTTGCACCTCCTGAAATGGCAGGAACAACCCGCCCGCCGGTCGCGGAGCTGGCGCAACAGCATCCAGCGGGAGCGGGACAACGCGGCCCTTGTGTTGGAGGACAACCCCAGCCTGACGCCCAAGCTGCCCGCGCTGTTCGCCAAGGCCTACCAGCTTGCCCGGCGTGAGGCCGCCCGCGAAACCGATCTGCCGGAGGAGCGTTTTTCCGAGGACAGCCCCTTCACGGTGGAGCAGACCCTCGACCCGGCTTTTCCGGATGATCTGGAAGACGGCTGGCGCCGCAGCCCCCGGACCCCGCGGGTCTGA
- the aceB gene encoding malate synthase A: MATTISGLEILGPITPGVETILTPEALAFLAELEGRFGSERLRLLDVRTKRRALIDQGHRPDFLPETRAIREADWTIAPLPHDLLDRRVEITGPVDRKMVINALNSGAKVFMADFEDSSCPSWANLIEGQANLRDAVRRTIAFDDPVSGKKYRLNDKTAVLKVRPRGWHLAEKHVRFDGEPVSGALFDFALYAFHNAQELLARGSGPYFYLPKLESHFEARLWNEVFSVAEDYLKIPHGSIKATVLVETILAAFEMDEILYELRDHSAGLNCGRWDYIFSFIKTFRNDPAAVLPDRAEVTMATPFLQSYSLLAVKTCHRRGAPAIGGMAAYIPVKDDPAANETAFSKVRADKEREVSNGHDGTWVAHPGLVPVAREVFDAYMRKPNQIDRKRADVSVTAADLLAVPEGPKTERGLRNNVAVAIGYLEAWLRGIGCVPLFNLMEDAATAEISRTQLWQWVHHRATLDDGRPVTMELVDETIAEELAAWKARVGDRAFDHGLYEEAAVMLRDLVERDDFVDFLTLPAYDRIVAQGA; this comes from the coding sequence ATGGCCACGACCATCTCCGGGCTTGAGATCCTGGGTCCGATCACGCCGGGCGTCGAGACGATCCTGACGCCGGAGGCGCTGGCCTTCCTGGCGGAGCTGGAGGGGCGGTTCGGGTCGGAGCGGTTGCGCCTGCTCGACGTGCGGACCAAGCGGCGGGCGCTGATCGACCAGGGCCACAGGCCGGACTTCCTGCCGGAAACCCGCGCCATCCGTGAGGCTGACTGGACCATCGCGCCGCTGCCGCACGACCTGCTCGATCGCCGGGTGGAGATCACCGGGCCGGTGGACCGCAAGATGGTCATCAACGCGCTGAATTCCGGCGCGAAGGTCTTCATGGCGGATTTCGAGGATTCGAGCTGCCCGTCCTGGGCCAACCTGATCGAGGGGCAGGCCAACCTGCGCGACGCCGTGCGCCGGACCATCGCCTTCGACGATCCCGTGTCGGGCAAGAAGTACCGTCTGAACGACAAGACCGCCGTCCTCAAGGTCCGCCCGCGCGGCTGGCATCTGGCGGAGAAGCACGTCCGGTTCGACGGCGAACCGGTGTCCGGCGCGCTGTTCGACTTCGCCCTCTACGCCTTCCACAACGCGCAGGAGCTTCTGGCCCGCGGCTCCGGCCCCTACTTCTACCTGCCGAAGCTGGAAAGCCATTTCGAGGCGCGGCTGTGGAACGAGGTGTTCTCGGTCGCCGAGGATTATCTCAAGATCCCGCACGGCTCGATCAAGGCCACGGTGCTGGTGGAAACCATCCTGGCCGCCTTCGAGATGGACGAGATCCTCTACGAGCTGCGCGACCATTCCGCCGGGCTGAACTGCGGGCGCTGGGACTACATCTTCAGCTTCATCAAGACCTTCCGCAACGACCCCGCCGCTGTCCTGCCCGACCGGGCGGAGGTGACGATGGCGACGCCCTTCCTGCAGTCCTACAGCCTGCTGGCGGTCAAGACCTGCCACCGCCGTGGCGCCCCGGCCATCGGCGGCATGGCCGCCTACATCCCGGTGAAGGACGATCCCGCGGCCAACGAGACCGCCTTCTCCAAGGTCCGCGCCGACAAGGAGCGGGAGGTGTCCAACGGCCATGACGGCACCTGGGTGGCCCACCCCGGCCTCGTCCCCGTCGCGCGGGAGGTCTTCGACGCCTACATGCGCAAACCCAACCAGATCGACCGCAAGCGCGCCGACGTCAGCGTGACCGCCGCCGACCTGCTGGCCGTCCCGGAGGGGCCGAAGACGGAGCGCGGCCTGCGCAACAACGTGGCCGTCGCCATCGGCTATCTGGAGGCGTGGCTGCGCGGCATCGGCTGTGTGCCGCTGTTCAACCTGATGGAGGACGCCGCCACCGCGGAGATCAGCCGCACCCAGCTCTGGCAGTGGGTCCACCATCGCGCCACGCTGGACGACGGGCGCCCGGTGACCATGGAGCTGGTGGACGAGACCATCGCCGAGGAGCTGGCCGCCTGGAAGGCCCGCGTCGGCGACCGCGCCTTCGACCATGGTCTGTACGAGGAGGCCGCGGTGATGCTGCGCGACCTCGTGGAGCGGGACGACTTCGTGGATTTCCTGACCCTGCCGGCCTACGACCGCATCGTCGCGCAGGGGGCGTGA
- the xerD gene encoding site-specific tyrosine recombinase XerD: protein MSPMPKTPLPKAQPKRRGRPCKPRPIAASPHVDAFLDMLTAERGAALNTRMAYERDLADLALWLAQRGQPLEKAVTEDLRAYLAFQYVEGGQKPAPRTLARRLSAMRQFYRFLVSEGRRADDPASALDSPKQGRPLPKILTVEEVTRMIDSAQTRGGPEGLRLVALLEVLYATGLRVSELVGLPMAAILRDGRGLIVRGKGGKERMVPLSEPASAALNVYLPWRSHFILAGRENGPVAFLFPSRSSTNGHLTRQRFAQLLKELAIESNIDPEKVSPHVLRHAFATHLLDRGADLRSVQKMLGHADIATTQIYTHVVSERLKQVVHEHHPLARRKTIRTQ, encoded by the coding sequence ATGAGTCCCATGCCCAAAACACCCCTGCCGAAAGCCCAGCCGAAGCGGCGCGGGCGCCCCTGCAAACCGCGCCCGATCGCGGCCTCGCCCCATGTCGACGCCTTCCTGGACATGCTGACGGCGGAGCGCGGCGCGGCGCTGAACACCCGGATGGCCTACGAGCGCGACCTCGCCGATCTCGCCCTCTGGCTGGCCCAGCGCGGGCAGCCGCTGGAAAAGGCGGTGACGGAGGATCTGCGCGCCTACCTCGCCTTCCAGTATGTGGAGGGCGGGCAGAAGCCGGCGCCGCGCACGCTGGCCCGCCGCCTGTCGGCGATGCGCCAGTTCTACCGCTTCCTGGTCTCGGAAGGCCGGCGGGCCGACGACCCGGCTTCGGCGCTCGACAGCCCCAAGCAGGGCCGCCCGCTGCCCAAGATCCTGACGGTGGAGGAGGTCACGCGCATGATCGACTCCGCCCAGACCCGCGGCGGGCCGGAAGGGCTGCGGCTGGTCGCGCTGCTGGAGGTGCTCTACGCCACCGGCCTGCGCGTGTCGGAGCTGGTCGGCCTGCCGATGGCGGCCATCCTGCGCGACGGGCGCGGGCTGATCGTGCGCGGCAAGGGCGGGAAGGAGCGCATGGTGCCGCTGTCCGAACCGGCCTCCGCTGCGCTGAACGTCTATCTGCCCTGGCGGAGCCACTTCATTTTGGCCGGGCGGGAGAACGGACCGGTCGCCTTCCTGTTCCCGTCGCGCAGCTCCACCAACGGGCACCTGACGCGCCAGCGGTTCGCCCAGCTTCTGAAGGAGCTGGCCATCGAGTCGAACATCGACCCGGAGAAGGTCAGCCCCCACGTGCTGCGCCACGCCTTCGCCACCCACCTGCTCGACCGCGGGGCGGACCTGCGGTCGGTCCAGAAGATGCTGGGCCACGCCGACATCGCCACCACCCAGATCTACACCCATGTGGTGTCGGAGCGGCTGAAACAGGTCGTGCACGAGCATCACCCGCTGGCCCGGCGAAAAACCATTCGTACGCAATAG
- a CDS encoding shikimate kinase gives MTARPSPQGQPPDPSKTLPRTVVLVGLMGAGKSAIGRRLAARLHLPFVDADTEIETAAGCSIAEIFARDGEAVFRSVERRIITRLLTEQPVHILATGGGAFMDPETRAAIRAHGLSVWLRAELDVLLARTARRTHRPLLNAGDPKEILSRLMTARYPVYAEADLTVISDERPPEATVEQVIEALEAHFDITLPHSHHHHHRHPAHHHHDKP, from the coding sequence ATGACCGCCCGCCCATCACCGCAGGGACAGCCGCCGGACCCGTCGAAGACCCTTCCGAGGACGGTGGTGCTTGTCGGCCTGATGGGCGCGGGGAAGAGCGCGATCGGGCGGCGGTTGGCCGCGCGGCTGCATCTGCCCTTCGTGGACGCCGATACGGAGATCGAGACGGCGGCGGGCTGCTCCATCGCCGAAATCTTCGCCCGCGACGGCGAGGCGGTGTTCCGCTCGGTGGAGCGGCGGATCATCACCCGGCTGCTGACCGAACAGCCGGTGCACATCCTGGCGACCGGCGGCGGCGCCTTCATGGACCCGGAGACGCGCGCGGCCATCCGCGCCCACGGCCTGTCGGTCTGGCTGCGCGCCGAACTGGACGTGCTGCTGGCCCGCACGGCGCGGCGCACCCATCGCCCGCTGCTGAACGCCGGCGATCCCAAGGAGATCCTGAGCCGGCTGATGACCGCCCGCTACCCCGTCTATGCGGAGGCCGACCTGACGGTGATCAGCGACGAGCGCCCGCCGGAGGCGACCGTGGAACAGGTGATCGAGGCGCTGGAGGCGCATTTCGACATCACCCTGCCCCACTCGCACCACCATCATCACCGCCACCCGGCGCACCACCACCACGACAAGCCCTGA
- the aroB gene encoding 3-dehydroquinate synthase codes for MTSPDTPTAIDTVRLDLGPRSYDILVGDRVLDGAGPRIAAITRGKAPIVVTDENVAPRHLPTLERTLRDAGIEPTQAIVLPAGEKTKDIAHFERLMDAVLARGIERSAVLLALGGGVIGDITGFAAASALRGIDFIQVPTTLLSQVDSSVGGKTGINSPHGKNLIGAFHQPRLVIADTATLDTLPRREVLAGYAEVVKYGLIRLPGFFAWLEENGERVVAGDSDARRHAVTESCRAKAAIVGVDERESGDRALLNLGHTFGHALEAATGFGSRLLHGEAVSIGMVLAFDLSVRLGLCPAADAEKARAHLARVGLPVRPTDVPGVEWDIDGLILSMAKDKKVKDGRITFVLVRALGDAFTQRDVDPAVVRALLEDAVAR; via the coding sequence ATGACCTCCCCAGACACCCCCACCGCCATCGACACCGTCCGCCTCGACCTCGGTCCGCGCAGCTACGACATCCTGGTCGGCGACCGGGTGCTCGACGGCGCCGGACCGCGCATCGCCGCGATCACCAGGGGCAAGGCGCCCATCGTCGTCACCGACGAGAACGTCGCCCCGCGGCATCTGCCGACGCTGGAGCGCACGCTGCGCGACGCCGGCATCGAGCCGACCCAGGCCATCGTCCTGCCGGCGGGCGAGAAGACCAAGGACATCGCCCATTTCGAACGGCTGATGGACGCCGTCCTGGCGCGCGGGATCGAGCGGTCGGCGGTCCTGCTGGCGCTCGGCGGCGGGGTGATCGGCGACATCACCGGCTTCGCCGCCGCCTCGGCGCTGCGCGGCATCGACTTCATCCAGGTGCCGACCACGCTGCTCAGCCAGGTGGACAGCTCGGTCGGCGGCAAGACCGGCATCAACAGCCCGCACGGCAAGAATCTGATCGGCGCCTTCCACCAGCCTCGGCTGGTCATCGCCGACACCGCCACGCTGGACACCCTGCCGCGGCGCGAGGTGCTGGCCGGCTACGCCGAGGTGGTGAAGTACGGGCTGATCCGCCTGCCCGGCTTCTTCGCCTGGCTGGAGGAGAACGGCGAGCGGGTGGTCGCCGGCGACAGCGACGCCCGCCGCCACGCCGTCACCGAAAGCTGCCGGGCCAAGGCCGCCATCGTCGGCGTGGACGAGCGGGAGAGCGGCGACCGCGCCCTGCTGAATCTCGGCCACACCTTCGGCCACGCGCTGGAGGCGGCGACCGGCTTCGGCTCCCGCCTGCTGCACGGCGAGGCGGTGTCGATCGGCATGGTCCTGGCCTTCGACCTGTCGGTGCGGCTGGGGCTGTGCCCGGCGGCGGACGCCGAGAAGGCGCGCGCCCATTTGGCCCGCGTCGGCCTGCCGGTCCGCCCAACCGACGTGCCCGGCGTGGAATGGGACATCGACGGGCTGATCCTGTCCATGGCCAAGGACAAGAAGGTCAAGGACGGGCGCATCACCTTCGTGCTGGTGCGCGCGCTGGGCGACGCCTTCACCCAGCGCGACGTCGATCCGGCGGTGGTGCGGGCGCTACTGGAGGATGCCGTCGCGCGCTGA
- a CDS encoding CBS domain-containing protein, giving the protein MPNRKLMPDVIKDQQLVCLPPEASVRDAAVLMAERRVAALLVTQDRPKGGRSLKGIFTERDLAARVVAAGRDPATTRLAEVMTASPDTLGPDAHAYEALDLMERHHYRHLPITADGESDGTVMGIVSIRDLFAVVRAHLEDEIRDREAFIFGSNYSASAPP; this is encoded by the coding sequence ATGCCGAACCGAAAGCTCATGCCCGACGTCATCAAGGACCAGCAGCTCGTCTGCTTGCCCCCGGAGGCCAGCGTCCGGGATGCCGCCGTCCTGATGGCGGAGCGCCGCGTCGCCGCCCTCCTGGTCACTCAGGACCGGCCGAAGGGGGGCCGGTCGCTGAAGGGCATCTTCACCGAGCGCGACCTCGCGGCCCGCGTCGTCGCCGCCGGCCGTGATCCCGCGACGACCCGGCTCGCCGAGGTCATGACCGCTTCTCCCGACACGCTGGGACCGGATGCCCACGCCTACGAGGCGCTGGACCTGATGGAGCGCCACCATTACCGCCATTTGCCGATCACCGCGGACGGCGAATCGGACGGGACGGTGATGGGCATCGTCTCCATCCGCGACCTGTTCGCCGTGGTCCGCGCCCATCTGGAGGACGAGATCCGCGACCGCGAGGCCTTCATCTTCGGGTCGAACTACTCCGCCAGCGCTCCCCCGTAA